From Streptomyces sp. NBC_00690, a single genomic window includes:
- a CDS encoding DUF6480 family protein → MSFDNTDPKPDPGEPGGGVPPGQTPPAESSTGSGTGPRQETSRGWAKGPLLIILAIAACFAAFFLAYAIILML, encoded by the coding sequence GTGAGCTTCGACAACACTGATCCCAAACCGGATCCGGGGGAGCCCGGCGGCGGAGTGCCTCCCGGGCAGACTCCGCCCGCCGAATCGAGTACGGGCTCGGGCACCGGCCCCCGCCAGGAAACAAGTCGCGGCTGGGCCAAGGGCCCTCTTCTGATCATCCTGGCCATCGCGGCTTGCTTCGCTGCGTTCTTCCTGGCCTACGCCATCATCCTCATGCTCTGA
- a CDS encoding ATP-binding protein, with the protein MTRRVGAVRRRLFEREAELAAADEALDELIGIPPDGGTGHPRGALLAFAGHAGLGKTTLLTEVRRRATAQGCTVLSARGGEQEQQVAFHVARQLIQPQLAGASEAALRMRLGSWYGIVGPALGLCTAEAGSPPDPQGLRDGLDWVLTHLALQKAPLVLVLDDAHWADPESLSWLASFAPRAEDLPMLLVVAYRPEELPDHADQFRHLPGRAGQRPIDLEPLTVSAVARLVREWLGTHADETFCRECWAVTAGNPFEAIELIAKVRDRGITPTASGARLLRDLAAAVKGSGLIARLERLGPSTVRFAWAGAVLGTEIPPALAAAVAGLGTEAAADAADRLRDARVLTGTETLEFVHPLIATAVYRAIPDGVRVALHGQAAWCVVDAGLGSAAAARHLLETHPEGDPWVVQQLREAARETLRAGAPEAARRQLARALREPPPPQERAAVLYELGCSSLLTEPATTVNHLRAALDEPIADPALRQGIVYRLSQVLAHSDRIGEASEILAREARLTSDPRTRLRMRAEKFMWDAFRAEEPESPARSRRLAKLADRLTGRDLTERYIIGLRAWDATLRGEPAPVALHHAERALKGGLGWAVEDRGFEVPALVALTFLFADLPGRAEELFAAGTAEFERQGWRGAHLSFAYTLLAYIRFRRGRLAEAEDFSRAGLRLAERVGPRTPAEWYAVGTLVEVLLARGCIEEAAKVAHDHHFGDPFPAAVTFPDSQTVYGELLLAQGRTKEAAAELAAVGRRLDARGMRNPAWCPWQLHLALAEAHHAPERARLTALDAVERARRYGAPSGVGMALRVAAEVTGGSERLAFLEESVLQLEGSPAAYELARALIALGSQQRRSVRHQTVATHLQRGLEIAGHCGADALAATARTELAVAGLRPRSLHAIESDALTARERTAATLIAQGHDRAAVAAALHTDEEAVRRLLSAVYRKMGTSEAGLAHSLAAPPSTPGENTPDIRILNDD; encoded by the coding sequence ATGACGCGACGTGTTGGCGCGGTGAGGCGCCGACTCTTCGAGCGCGAAGCGGAGTTGGCCGCCGCCGACGAGGCGCTGGACGAACTCATAGGCATCCCCCCTGACGGTGGCACCGGACACCCGCGCGGGGCCCTGCTCGCCTTCGCCGGACACGCGGGTCTCGGCAAGACGACGCTGCTCACCGAGGTCCGCCGCCGCGCCACCGCCCAAGGGTGCACCGTACTGTCCGCCCGCGGTGGGGAGCAGGAGCAACAGGTCGCGTTCCACGTCGCTCGCCAGCTGATACAACCGCAGCTCGCAGGTGCGTCCGAGGCCGCGCTGCGCATGCGCCTGGGCAGTTGGTACGGCATCGTCGGCCCGGCCCTCGGACTCTGCACCGCAGAGGCGGGCTCGCCACCGGACCCCCAAGGACTGCGTGACGGCCTCGACTGGGTCCTCACCCATCTGGCGCTCCAGAAGGCACCGCTCGTCCTCGTCCTCGACGACGCCCACTGGGCCGACCCCGAGTCCCTGAGCTGGCTTGCCTCCTTCGCCCCTCGGGCCGAGGACCTTCCCATGCTCCTCGTGGTCGCCTACCGCCCGGAAGAACTGCCCGACCACGCAGACCAGTTCCGCCATCTACCGGGACGAGCCGGACAGAGACCGATAGACCTGGAGCCCCTGACGGTCTCCGCCGTGGCCCGGTTGGTACGCGAATGGCTCGGCACCCACGCCGATGAGACCTTCTGCCGCGAATGCTGGGCGGTGACCGCGGGCAACCCCTTCGAAGCCATCGAACTCATCGCCAAGGTACGCGACCGCGGCATCACACCCACTGCATCCGGAGCCCGCCTCCTCCGTGATCTCGCAGCCGCAGTCAAGGGCAGCGGACTCATCGCCCGGCTGGAACGCCTCGGCCCCTCCACGGTTCGCTTCGCCTGGGCCGGTGCCGTGCTTGGCACGGAGATCCCACCCGCCCTCGCCGCCGCCGTGGCCGGTCTCGGCACCGAAGCAGCCGCAGACGCCGCCGACCGGCTCCGAGACGCCAGGGTCCTGACCGGCACCGAGACCCTGGAATTCGTCCATCCGCTGATCGCCACCGCCGTCTACCGAGCCATCCCCGACGGGGTACGCGTCGCCCTCCACGGCCAGGCCGCCTGGTGCGTGGTCGATGCCGGCCTCGGATCTGCGGCTGCCGCCCGCCACCTCCTGGAAACCCACCCCGAAGGCGACCCGTGGGTGGTCCAGCAACTGCGGGAGGCCGCCCGCGAGACCCTCCGGGCCGGAGCCCCCGAGGCGGCCCGACGGCAACTGGCCCGAGCCCTCCGGGAACCCCCGCCCCCTCAGGAACGGGCCGCCGTCCTTTACGAACTTGGCTGCTCCTCGCTCCTCACCGAACCCGCGACCACGGTGAACCATCTGCGGGCAGCTCTCGACGAACCGATCGCGGACCCGGCACTGCGCCAGGGGATCGTCTACCGGCTCTCGCAGGTGCTCGCGCACTCCGACCGGATCGGTGAAGCGTCCGAGATCCTCGCCCGAGAAGCCCGGCTCACCAGCGACCCGCGCACCCGGCTGCGCATGCGGGCCGAGAAGTTCATGTGGGACGCGTTCCGGGCCGAGGAGCCCGAATCCCCCGCCCGTTCGCGCCGGCTGGCGAAGCTCGCAGATCGGCTCACCGGACGCGATCTCACCGAGCGCTACATCATCGGACTGAGGGCCTGGGACGCCACCCTGCGGGGCGAACCCGCCCCCGTGGCCCTCCACCACGCCGAACGCGCACTCAAGGGCGGTCTGGGCTGGGCGGTGGAGGACCGGGGGTTCGAAGTGCCCGCGCTGGTGGCCCTCACCTTCCTCTTCGCCGACCTCCCGGGGCGCGCCGAGGAACTGTTCGCGGCGGGCACCGCCGAATTCGAACGTCAAGGATGGCGCGGGGCACACCTCTCCTTCGCGTACACCCTCCTCGCCTACATTCGCTTCCGCAGGGGGCGTCTCGCGGAAGCCGAGGACTTCAGCCGGGCCGGGCTGCGCCTGGCGGAACGGGTGGGGCCGCGCACCCCGGCGGAGTGGTACGCGGTGGGAACACTCGTCGAGGTGCTCCTTGCACGCGGTTGCATCGAGGAAGCCGCCAAGGTCGCCCACGACCACCACTTCGGCGATCCCTTCCCGGCCGCTGTGACGTTCCCGGACTCACAAACCGTGTACGGCGAACTCCTCCTCGCTCAGGGACGCACCAAGGAAGCCGCCGCGGAGCTGGCCGCCGTGGGTCGCCGCCTCGACGCCCGGGGCATGCGCAACCCCGCCTGGTGCCCCTGGCAACTCCACCTCGCGCTCGCAGAAGCACACCACGCACCGGAACGCGCCAGGTTGACCGCCCTCGACGCGGTCGAACGAGCCCGACGCTACGGCGCCCCATCCGGTGTCGGCATGGCGCTCCGCGTGGCCGCCGAGGTGACGGGCGGTAGTGAACGCCTCGCATTCCTGGAGGAGTCCGTCCTCCAACTGGAGGGCTCCCCGGCAGCGTACGAACTCGCCAGGGCGCTGATCGCCCTCGGCTCCCAACAGCGCAGATCGGTCCGCCACCAGACCGTAGCCACCCACCTCCAACGGGGCCTGGAGATCGCCGGCCACTGCGGCGCCGATGCGCTCGCGGCGACAGCCCGTACCGAACTGGCCGTCGCCGGATTACGTCCCCGCTCCTTGCACGCCATCGAGAGCGACGCACTCACCGCACGGGAGCGCACGGCCGCCACCCTCATCGCCCAGGGGCACGACAGGGCAGCCGTGGCCGCTGCGCTCCACACCGACGAGGAAGCAGTACGCAGACTGCTCTCGGCCGTCTACCGCAAGATGGGCACCTCCGAAGCGGGTCTCGCACACTCTCTCGCCGCACCCCCGAGCACCCCTGGGGAGAACACGCCCGACATACGGATACTGAACGACGACTGA
- a CDS encoding SRPBCC family protein — protein sequence MTEYERSRTMPALPEHVFDQAADVDRLGAWLPRDLHVTAGDLPAVTVHEDRTDEDTAAVLRVQKERLRLEWGTREQGGYTGWLRVSEHDGGASEVTVHLAFFDDSHDPGERAVEAALDSSLKRLEEQVRLRVDNAAG from the coding sequence ATGACCGAGTACGAACGTTCACGCACGATGCCCGCACTCCCGGAGCATGTTTTTGACCAGGCGGCTGATGTCGACAGGCTGGGTGCCTGGCTGCCGCGGGATCTGCACGTGACCGCGGGGGACCTGCCCGCCGTCACCGTGCACGAGGACCGTACCGACGAGGACACGGCAGCGGTCCTGCGTGTCCAGAAGGAGCGGCTGCGGCTCGAATGGGGAACCCGCGAGCAAGGCGGCTACACCGGCTGGCTGCGGGTCTCGGAACACGACGGCGGTGCCAGCGAGGTGACCGTCCATCTGGCGTTCTTCGATGACAGCCACGACCCGGGCGAGCGGGCCGTTGAAGCCGCCCTCGACAGCAGCCTCAAGCGGCTGGAGGAACAGGTTCGGCTACGGGTCGACAACGCCGCTGGCTGA
- a CDS encoding phytoene desaturase family protein: MPDAVVIGAGPNGLVAANLLADAGWSVEVLEAQPEPGGAVRSDRGVHPDFVSDVFSAFYPLAAASPVLAGLNLHTYGLRWAHAPRVLAHPLADGRCAVLERKTGDTAAGLDSFANGDGAAWQELCAVWRRIGPDILGSLFTPFPPLRPAVRLAARLRGAGGLRLARTMLLPVRRLGEEEFNGEAGRLLLAGNALHADLAPEAAGSGGFGWLMSMLGQTYGFPVPVGGAGALTAALVRRLEDRGGAVRCSERVVEIVVHDGRARAVRTAGGETVPAGRAVLADVSVPALYGDLVAEHHLPSQLLADLHRFQWDFATFKVDWALNGPVPWTAEAARTAGTVHIADGMDDLTRFAAQLAMGQIPDRPFALLGQMTTADPTRSPAGTESAWAYTHVPHRTKGDAGNRNLTGVWKEDEQEIMADRIEAQIERYAPGFRSHIAARRILAPPTLESMNANLHNGAINGGTTALHQQLLFRPVPGTGRPETPIRGLYLASAGAHPGGGVHGAPGANAARAALRKRAPGGVLTRTQRVLARRDRGGDPGQEPSSQAGP, encoded by the coding sequence ATGCCGGATGCGGTGGTGATCGGTGCGGGGCCCAACGGGCTCGTCGCTGCCAACCTGTTGGCGGACGCCGGATGGAGTGTGGAAGTTCTGGAAGCGCAGCCGGAGCCCGGCGGGGCGGTGCGCAGCGACAGGGGCGTCCACCCGGACTTCGTGAGCGATGTGTTCAGTGCGTTCTATCCCCTGGCTGCCGCCTCGCCCGTCCTCGCGGGGCTAAATCTCCACACCTACGGCCTGCGGTGGGCCCATGCTCCCCGGGTGCTGGCCCACCCTCTGGCCGACGGCCGTTGTGCGGTCCTGGAACGTAAAACCGGCGACACGGCAGCGGGCCTGGACTCATTCGCCAACGGCGACGGTGCCGCCTGGCAGGAGCTGTGCGCGGTCTGGCGACGAATCGGACCCGACATCCTCGGCTCCCTATTCACTCCCTTCCCTCCGTTGCGCCCCGCTGTCCGTCTGGCCGCCCGGCTGCGTGGAGCCGGCGGACTTCGTCTCGCCCGCACCATGCTGCTGCCGGTACGCCGGTTGGGAGAGGAGGAGTTCAACGGTGAGGCGGGCCGACTGCTCCTCGCGGGCAACGCCCTCCATGCCGATCTCGCCCCTGAGGCGGCGGGCAGCGGTGGCTTCGGCTGGCTGATGTCCATGCTCGGCCAGACCTACGGCTTCCCCGTGCCCGTCGGCGGCGCCGGGGCCCTGACCGCGGCCCTGGTACGACGCCTGGAGGACCGTGGCGGCGCAGTGCGCTGCTCGGAACGGGTGGTCGAGATCGTGGTGCACGACGGCCGTGCCCGGGCGGTACGCACCGCGGGCGGGGAAACGGTACCCGCTGGCAGGGCAGTGCTCGCGGACGTGTCCGTACCGGCGCTCTATGGCGATCTGGTCGCCGAACACCACCTGCCGAGCCAACTCCTGGCGGATCTCCATCGGTTCCAATGGGACTTCGCCACCTTCAAGGTCGACTGGGCGTTGAACGGTCCCGTTCCGTGGACCGCCGAAGCAGCCCGGACGGCTGGCACCGTACACATCGCCGACGGCATGGACGACCTGACGCGCTTCGCGGCGCAACTCGCGATGGGACAGATCCCCGATCGCCCGTTCGCCCTGCTGGGCCAGATGACCACGGCCGACCCGACTCGTTCCCCCGCTGGTACGGAGTCCGCCTGGGCCTACACCCACGTCCCGCACCGCACCAAGGGCGATGCCGGGAACAGGAATCTCACCGGAGTGTGGAAGGAGGACGAGCAGGAGATCATGGCGGATCGGATCGAAGCACAGATCGAGCGGTACGCACCGGGCTTCAGGTCGCACATCGCCGCCCGTCGAATCCTCGCGCCACCCACCCTGGAATCGATGAACGCCAACCTGCACAACGGCGCGATCAACGGCGGCACCACAGCGCTCCACCAGCAGCTTCTCTTCCGCCCAGTCCCCGGCACGGGTCGACCCGAAACCCCCATCAGGGGCCTCTACCTCGCTTCCGCCGGCGCCCACCCGGGCGGCGGTGTCCACGGCGCACCCGGAGCCAACGCCGCCCGCGCGGCGCTCCGCAAACGGGCTCCCGGCGGTGTCCTCACCCGTACCCAGCGCGTACTCGCCCGCCGAGACCGCGGTGGCGACCCCGGTCAGGAGCCGAGCTCCCAGGCCGGCCCGTAA
- a CDS encoding SDR family oxidoreductase has protein sequence MPENTTPVNPVDKHPRPEFAQQEQSHPGWTGPMDPPPDHGEDTYRGSGVLKGRKALITGGDSGIGRAVALAYAREGADVLFTYLAEEADEARETERLVQDAGQTAVSVECDIRYEEQCQNLIGGAVSEFGRIDILVNNAAYQMSQPDGIAHITTEQFDRVVRTNLYGMFWLSKLAIPHMPAGGSIINTTSVQGYKPSPHLLDYAMTKGAITTFTQGLAQMLAKDGIRVNAVAPGPVWTPLIPATMPDTTEFGKQSPLGRPAQPAEMAPAYVFLASPQASYITGEIVNATGGTPLP, from the coding sequence ATGCCCGAGAACACAACGCCCGTCAATCCGGTGGACAAGCACCCGCGGCCCGAGTTCGCGCAGCAGGAGCAGTCACATCCGGGGTGGACGGGGCCGATGGACCCGCCGCCGGACCACGGCGAGGACACCTATCGGGGCTCTGGCGTGCTGAAGGGCCGCAAGGCGCTGATCACCGGAGGTGACTCCGGTATCGGCCGCGCGGTCGCCCTCGCCTACGCACGCGAAGGCGCCGACGTCCTCTTCACCTATCTGGCGGAGGAGGCCGACGAAGCACGCGAGACCGAACGCCTCGTCCAGGACGCCGGGCAGACCGCGGTCTCGGTCGAATGCGATATCCGGTACGAAGAGCAATGCCAGAACCTCATCGGAGGGGCCGTCTCGGAGTTCGGCCGGATCGACATCCTCGTCAACAACGCCGCCTACCAGATGTCCCAACCCGACGGCATCGCCCACATCACCACCGAACAGTTCGACCGGGTCGTGCGCACCAACCTGTACGGCATGTTCTGGCTCTCCAAACTGGCAATCCCCCACATGCCGGCAGGCGGCAGCATCATCAACACCACCTCCGTACAGGGCTACAAACCCAGCCCCCACCTGCTGGACTACGCCATGACCAAGGGAGCCATCACCACTTTCACCCAGGGCCTGGCGCAGATGCTCGCCAAGGACGGCATCCGCGTCAACGCCGTCGCCCCCGGCCCGGTCTGGACACCCCTCATCCCCGCCACCATGCCCGACACCACCGAATTCGGAAAACAGTCCCCCCTCGGCCGCCCGGCACAACCAGCCGAGATGGCACCGGCCTACGTCTTCCTCGCCTCCCCACAAGCCAGCTACATCACCGGCGAGATCGTCAACGCCACCGGCGGCACCCCACTCCCCTAA
- a CDS encoding terpene synthase family protein gives MAQPFVLPDFYMPYPARLNPHVEAARAHTRDWARGMGMLEGSGVWEESDLEAHDYALLCAYTHPDCDADALSLVTDWYVWVFFFDDHFLEIFKRSQDREGGKAYLDRLPAFMPMDPSEPVPEPTNPVEAGLADLWRRTVPGMSPAWRARFTESTKNLLNESMWELSNINEGRISNPVEYIEMRRKVGGAPWSAGLVEYAAGAEVPDAVAHSRQLRVLTDTFADAVHLRNDLFSYQREVEDEGELSNGVLVLETFLDCTTQEAAEAVNDLLTSRLHQFENTAITEVPGLCLEKRLDPLECAAIAAYVKGLQDWQSGGQEWHMRSSRYMNEGAVGPRSMFSGVLGTSALDITTLFGRPATARLRSLTHVPHRRVGASLLPEFDLPFPLTLSPHHQDALDKSVAWADRMGLLGEIWDGPMLRGYDFALCSAGLDPDATAEELELSAEWLTWGTYGDDYYPMIFGRPRNLIGAKLNHDRLLTCMPVDDPAAATALAVSPMERSLADLWRRTAEPMSIDARHQLRRSIETMLESWLWELHNQAQHRVPDPVDYLEMRRITFGSDLTMLLSKLRHEGQLPAELLTSGTLRSLEYAAQDYACLINDLFSYQKEIEVEGEVHNAVLVVQTFFGCDYPSAVTIVDDLMKGRMRQFLHMKEHALPLLCDDFDLDTAGRAALDTYVREIEDWLAGILNWHRSIRRYEEGDVHSGAGTTLLGAPTGLGTTAARVATLLAR, from the coding sequence ATGGCCCAGCCCTTCGTCCTGCCTGACTTCTACATGCCGTATCCGGCCCGTCTCAATCCCCATGTCGAGGCTGCGCGAGCGCACACCCGGGACTGGGCGCGGGGCATGGGGATGCTGGAGGGCTCGGGAGTGTGGGAGGAGAGCGACCTCGAAGCACATGACTACGCGCTGCTGTGCGCCTACACCCATCCCGACTGCGACGCCGACGCACTGTCGCTCGTGACCGACTGGTACGTGTGGGTCTTCTTCTTCGACGACCACTTCCTGGAGATCTTCAAGCGGAGTCAGGACCGCGAGGGCGGCAAGGCGTACCTCGATCGCCTGCCCGCCTTCATGCCCATGGACCCGTCCGAGCCGGTGCCCGAGCCGACCAACCCCGTAGAGGCCGGCTTGGCCGATCTCTGGCGGCGCACGGTCCCCGGAATGTCGCCCGCATGGCGTGCCCGGTTCACCGAGTCCACCAAGAACCTGCTGAACGAGTCGATGTGGGAACTGTCCAACATCAATGAGGGACGGATCTCCAACCCCGTCGAGTACATCGAGATGCGCCGCAAGGTGGGCGGCGCACCCTGGTCGGCGGGGCTGGTGGAGTACGCGGCGGGCGCGGAGGTCCCCGATGCGGTGGCGCACTCGCGCCAACTGCGGGTACTGACCGACACGTTCGCCGACGCGGTGCACCTGCGCAATGACCTGTTCTCCTACCAGCGCGAGGTGGAGGACGAAGGCGAGCTCAGCAATGGGGTCCTCGTACTGGAGACCTTCCTCGATTGCACCACCCAGGAGGCGGCGGAGGCCGTCAACGACCTCCTCACCTCACGGCTCCACCAGTTCGAGAACACCGCAATCACCGAAGTGCCGGGACTCTGCCTGGAGAAGAGGCTCGACCCCCTGGAGTGCGCGGCCATCGCCGCCTACGTCAAGGGGCTTCAGGACTGGCAGTCAGGCGGTCAGGAGTGGCACATGCGCTCCAGCCGCTATATGAACGAGGGAGCCGTCGGGCCCAGGTCGATGTTCTCCGGCGTACTGGGGACTTCGGCCCTGGACATCACCACGCTGTTCGGGCGGCCTGCGACCGCCCGGCTGAGGTCGCTCACGCACGTCCCGCACCGACGCGTCGGAGCCTCGCTGCTCCCGGAGTTCGATCTGCCGTTCCCGCTCACACTGAGCCCGCACCATCAGGACGCGCTCGACAAGTCGGTGGCCTGGGCCGATCGGATGGGCCTGCTGGGCGAGATCTGGGACGGGCCGATGCTGCGCGGGTACGACTTCGCCCTGTGCTCGGCCGGCTTGGACCCGGATGCCACCGCGGAGGAGTTGGAACTCAGCGCCGAGTGGCTGACCTGGGGCACCTACGGCGACGACTACTACCCGATGATCTTCGGCCGTCCCCGCAATCTCATCGGCGCGAAGTTGAATCACGACAGGCTGCTGACCTGTATGCCGGTGGACGATCCCGCCGCGGCCACCGCCCTGGCGGTGAGTCCGATGGAGCGGTCCCTTGCAGACCTGTGGCGGCGTACGGCCGAGCCGATGAGCATCGACGCACGACACCAACTGCGCCGATCCATCGAGACGATGTTGGAGAGCTGGTTGTGGGAGCTGCACAACCAGGCCCAGCACCGGGTGCCCGACCCCGTGGACTATCTGGAGATGCGGCGCATCACCTTCGGTTCGGACCTGACGATGCTGCTGTCCAAACTGCGCCACGAAGGCCAACTCCCGGCGGAACTGCTGACCAGCGGAACGCTACGCAGTCTGGAGTACGCGGCCCAAGACTACGCCTGTCTGATCAACGACCTGTTCTCCTACCAGAAGGAGATCGAGGTCGAAGGGGAAGTGCACAACGCGGTGTTGGTGGTGCAGACCTTCTTCGGTTGCGACTACCCCTCGGCCGTCACGATCGTGGACGACCTCATGAAGGGGCGGATGCGCCAGTTCCTGCACATGAAGGAGCACGCACTCCCCCTGTTGTGTGACGACTTCGACCTGGACACGGCCGGGCGGGCTGCGCTCGACACCTATGTCCGGGAGATCGAGGACTGGCTCGCGGGGATCCTCAACTGGCACCGTTCCATCCGGCGCTACGAGGAAGGTGACGTCCACTCCGGGGCGGGCACCACACTGCTCGGTGCGCCGACGGGTCTGGGCACAACAGCGGCGCGCGTCGCCACCCTCCTCGCCCGCTGA
- a CDS encoding DUF6479 family protein has protein sequence MVGCSAALMSRHLGVIMPLTAIDGASTIGTGLAADTQGVAWLGPFLIGVAVVGLLIGMVFWRGRHGRRRPPRPDEQPSRGPRNASAQGTPRAHDDFGAEGERLSPHEMGGSAHQSRQRDENEPPEGPGTRPGA, from the coding sequence ATGGTCGGCTGCTCAGCAGCGCTGATGAGTCGGCACTTGGGAGTGATCATGCCTCTGACAGCAATTGATGGTGCCTCGACCATCGGGACGGGCCTCGCCGCGGACACGCAGGGTGTCGCCTGGCTCGGTCCGTTCCTGATCGGGGTTGCGGTCGTCGGACTTCTGATCGGAATGGTGTTCTGGCGGGGCAGGCACGGTCGGCGCCGCCCCCCGCGCCCGGACGAGCAGCCCTCGCGAGGCCCACGGAATGCCTCCGCCCAGGGGACGCCCCGGGCGCACGATGACTTTGGGGCAGAAGGAGAGAGGCTCTCCCCTCATGAGATGGGTGGCTCCGCACATCAGAGCCGACAGCGGGACGAAAACGAGCCTCCGGAGGGCCCGGGGACGCGGCCGGGTGCTTGA
- a CDS encoding glutamate--cysteine ligase 2, translating into MRSVGVEEELLLVDTSSGEPRALATAVLAAASREADGAEEEVFEAELHRQQLEFATRPQTDMGELAREIDHCRAEAARHAEGLGAAVAALGTSPLPVSPSLGFGERHRWLEEHFGLTTQEQLTCGCHVHVSVESDEEGIGVLDRIRPWLSVLLAISANSPFWQGKDSGYSSYRSRVWGRWPSAGPADLFESADRYHSQVRDMIATGTLRDEGMVYFDARLSASYPTVELRIADVCLDASTTVLVATLARALVETAARQWRAGEPPLRHRVELLRLAAWRAARSGLEDQLLHPLTMRPAPATTAVHALFDHVREALEDSHDILPAQEGLATLLRTGSGARAQRDLLARTGSLQGMVTACARRTSR; encoded by the coding sequence GTGCGGAGTGTGGGTGTCGAGGAGGAACTCCTCCTGGTGGACACGTCCAGCGGGGAGCCACGTGCATTGGCCACCGCCGTGCTGGCGGCTGCGTCACGCGAAGCGGACGGGGCCGAGGAAGAGGTCTTCGAGGCTGAGCTGCACCGGCAGCAGTTGGAGTTCGCCACCCGCCCGCAGACCGATATGGGCGAGCTGGCGCGGGAGATCGACCACTGCCGGGCCGAGGCAGCTCGCCATGCAGAGGGTCTCGGAGCCGCGGTTGCCGCGCTGGGAACATCACCACTGCCGGTCAGCCCCTCTTTGGGCTTCGGCGAACGGCACCGGTGGTTGGAGGAGCACTTCGGGTTGACCACGCAGGAGCAGCTCACCTGCGGCTGCCATGTGCATGTGTCGGTCGAGTCCGACGAGGAGGGCATCGGGGTCCTCGACCGAATCCGGCCCTGGTTGTCCGTACTGCTCGCGATCAGCGCGAACTCCCCGTTCTGGCAGGGCAAGGACAGCGGGTACAGCAGCTACCGGAGCCGGGTCTGGGGACGCTGGCCATCGGCGGGGCCGGCCGACCTCTTCGAATCCGCCGACCGGTACCACTCCCAGGTACGCGACATGATCGCCACGGGGACACTTCGTGACGAGGGGATGGTCTACTTCGACGCGCGCCTCTCCGCCTCGTACCCCACGGTCGAACTCCGGATCGCCGATGTCTGCCTCGATGCCTCCACCACCGTGCTCGTGGCAACCCTGGCCCGCGCCCTGGTAGAAACAGCCGCGCGCCAGTGGAGAGCGGGCGAGCCTCCCCTTCGGCACCGGGTGGAGCTACTGCGGCTGGCCGCCTGGCGCGCCGCCCGCTCCGGTCTGGAGGACCAGCTGCTCCATCCCCTGACCATGCGCCCGGCCCCGGCCACCACAGCGGTGCACGCCTTGTTCGACCACGTCCGCGAAGCGCTGGAGGACAGCCACGACATCCTGCCGGCGCAGGAAGGACTGGCCACGCTGCTGCGGACCGGCAGCGGCGCCCGGGCACAACGCGACTTGCTCGCCCGTACCGGCAGCCTGCAGGGCATGGTCACAGCCTGTGCCCGCAGGACCTCCCGATAG
- a CDS encoding SRPBCC family protein has product MTVRHRLIRRPPAAVWAVLANGSRYGEWVVGPDSSRPAEGDWPQIGASLEYTVRLGPWAGSGRTVVRDMNPPHRIELEAESGRLGTARISIEVRPWGENSLVIVDEHPLRGLGGQLHNPAFDFLLQLRNRRMLSRLADVVEQTSRPPAEHR; this is encoded by the coding sequence ATGACAGTACGACACCGGCTGATCCGTAGGCCGCCTGCGGCGGTGTGGGCAGTGCTCGCCAACGGTTCCCGTTACGGCGAGTGGGTGGTCGGTCCGGACTCCTCGCGTCCGGCAGAAGGAGACTGGCCACAGATCGGTGCCAGCCTTGAGTACACCGTCCGACTCGGGCCCTGGGCCGGGAGCGGAAGGACGGTCGTCCGGGACATGAACCCACCGCACCGGATCGAACTGGAGGCCGAAAGCGGGCGGCTCGGCACCGCGCGCATCTCCATCGAGGTGCGTCCATGGGGCGAGAACTCCCTGGTCATCGTGGACGAGCATCCGTTGCGTGGGCTGGGTGGTCAGCTCCACAATCCGGCCTTCGACTTCCTGCTCCAGTTGCGCAATCGAAGGATGCTCAGCCGCCTCGCCGACGTCGTCGAGCAGACCTCCCGTCCTCCGGCCGAGCACCGCTGA